The sequence TGACCGGATCGCCCGGCTCATAATCGCTGGCGTTGTCGTTGAGGTTCAGGCCGACACCCGGGGTCGGGTTGTCAACCGCGCGAGGGTCAATAGCCACATCCGGTGTGTTAAACGCCATCGACTCTACTCGTTGGGCTGGAGTGAGCACGAAGAAATTCTGCATCATTTCAGATGGCTCCTACTGCGGTTAGGTAGGTAGAAATCGCGGAGTAAAGCGCGGCTTGATCGTCGCTCGTCAGTCCGCCACCGATGGAAGCGGCGGCAAGCTGGTCGCTGCTCGGATTTACGAGGGGGCCTCCGACTGTCTTCCCCAAAAGCAGCGGAATGAAATCATTAGCATTGGACAAGGCGACAGAAGCGCTGCTGTTGCTTGCAAGCAACGCGCCGTCCTTGTACATTGCCTGCGCCGTAGCCCCCGTGCGACTAATCACATAGTAGCCGGACGACGACGTGACGCTTGGCTGCATCGCGGCTGTGAGGCCCTGATTTACTCGCCCCAACGCAACATTGCCTGTATACCTTGTATTGATGTGGTTTTGGTAAGACGACCCGTTGAAAAGACCGACTTCGATAGAAGCGCTTGCCGCCGCCCTATTCGTCAAATCCCATATCGATACGTGCGCTGTATCTTGGAGGAATTTGGCCCCGGCCGCCGTGAATGCGTTGAAACCAGTGCTAAGGTATGCCGACGAGCCGTTTCCTGCGTACCCCCTGTCTGCCGTGAAAGCCGGACTGTTCACAGAGGATATGGTGTAGTTCGTGCCGCACCAGTTGAGCCGCGCCGCTTGCGCGTTTGCCGCTGCGAGCAGATAGAGCGCGTCCAGCTTTGCCCACACACCGGCCGTCTTCAGCGACCTGATCAGTGAGTTGATCAACAATTTCCGCTCATATGTCGGTGGTGTCGTGAAGCGGTCGAACAGATCCAGCGCTTCCAGTTCGAACGGGCTGGAGCTTGCGCGCCTGATCGTCAGCCGAAACCCAAGGCCAATCATACCAATCACCACCCTGAACTATACTACGAAGCCGCATCATAAGTAATAGAAAACGTCACTGCCCTTCCATCTCCGATTATTGTCGTGTTGTCATATTTGAAAATGGTAAGAACAGTGCCGGAAGCAGATATTGTGACAGAACATAGATTGCCTGTTACTAGAGTTTCGCGGGCATCACCCGAAATAGAAGAAGTAGACCCACACTGATAGGGCAGCGCCACTTGCAGCCCATTCGCTCCTGTTCCAGCCGTTGTCACAGTGACCGTACCCGACAGTCGAACTCTTGTGCCGATTTTTTCGGCCTTGAGAGAGCTGGATGCAGTCGTGATGGTGCCAGTAGTAGAGGTAGGCGTCGGCGTACTGGTGCTCACCACAGGGATGACCTTTCCCGCCAACTCGTCTATCGCCGCGTCAACATTCGTCGCGGTCATGCCCGTGGCGGGGGTATACCAGTGATTGCTTGCTAGAAATGCGTCTGCCGCGATGTTGGAAGGGTCATAGATGGCTGTTGCCATCTTGCCAGCAATGGCGGTGTTCGCTGTGCCAAGGTCCGTGTCCAATTCCGCTACGGCATCCTGCACGTTGGTGGACGACAGGCCGGTGCCTGTAGGGTCGAAGGCGTGATTGGCGCTGTCGAAAGCGTCGGCCCCCACACCGGTTGGGTCATATTCCGCCTGCGTCATGTCCGCCTGCGGCTGCCACCCGCTGTCATAGACATAGAGGCGATCTCCGACAGCATAAGCCTGCCATCCGGCTTCTGGCGTTGTGTAAGCCCATGCTGAGCCGGTCCACTGCGCCAGCTTCCCGGCATTGCCCGACCATGGCCCAGTCGGGGACGAACCGAGCGCATAGGCATCATTCGCCACGGGCGAGCTGGGCGGGGTATTGGTCTTGGCGATGACAGAATAAACCGGGGCGCCCGCCTCAATGATGCTGGTCCGCTCGATCAGCGCCCGCACCTGGGTGGCGAGATAGGCCGATGTGAACCGCGACGGCGCGTTGTAGACTATCGTGTAATCCGACCCCGACAGCGTCGTTCCCGCCCACGTAGCAGTCAGCGTCAAGGACGTGTAGGGGCTCACTGGCGCGGAGGCGATTATCGCCTGGAGCCCGACAAGCACCAATGTGTCACCGGCGCGCACATCGCTCCAGAGCACACCGGAGCCGGTCACAGTCGTGCCGCCGTTCGACACAGAGACAGTGCCGGTCGTATAAAAGTCAGCCATGTCGGGATCCTCAGAAGTCCGAGACGTTCATCGTTGCAAGCGCTGTCAGCGTGCTCGACGACGCTCCGAGCCACGTATACTTGTCGCGTGCCGAGACATAAGCGTTCAATGTGTCCGCGACGACCCACTGGTCTGTGGTCGTGTTGAAACGTCGCATGTCGAACGCGCCGCTATACCCGCATCCACACCACCAATCGCCGGAATTGTTCGTGTAATGCAGAAAAAATGTGAAAGGAAATCCGGCGCCGATAGGGGGCGGCGAGGATAGATTGTAAATCCCGAACGGCCTTGACGCCGGTATTTGCTCATAAGCCTTTATGTAGGGAGTCAACCTGTTGGAACGGAATATATAGTCCGTAGGGCCGGCCTCATCATAATTGACGTTGTGCTTTGTAACAACGAGACCAGTTGCCGGCGAATAGTGCCAACGCCTTACGCCCTCAGCGGCGTCATCTCCACCACGATAGGCCGGATCGGTTGCTACCACAGCAAAGCGAAAGGTGGTCCCGCTGGCACCGCCGGTTATCATAAGCCGGCTCGAATTGATCCAGTAGACCGAACACGCCACGCCTTGGACATTGGTGGTGAAGTAGACGATCACAGGCGGGTAGTCTGGGTAGGAGCCTTCAAGATCCACAAAGCCAATGACCGGCCCCGATCCGGTCAGCACCGGGTCCGCCATAGGATCGGAGAGCGACAACCCAGAACTGGTGCACGTCCCTGTCTCGGCGATCTGGAAAACGTTCTTCTTGGTCGCGACCGTCATATCTTCGAGGCCGGCGGTCTCGATCACCGCTCCCGGCCGCGAGACAAAGAGTCCACGGCCATGCAGCGGGTGCTCCCCCAGGATAAACCCGTTCGTGCCCGAATCCTCGGACGAAGAGGCATTGTTCCCGAAGATGAAATAGACATAGTCCACGCCGCTAAGCTGCGGCGACAGCAGTATGAACGAGGTGCGCAGGCTGACCCCGCACTGCCGGTACCCACGCTGATAAGCCTGCGTCCGCGTCACGCCGCCAGAAATGTACTGGATCAAACCCGCCCCGCGCCTAGCCCAGGCGAGAACCGGCCGGACCAGGCTGCCATTGGATGGCAGCAGCTTCACCCTTCGCGTCGCACCGCTCGCGTAGTTTACCGTCAGGTTTGCAAGCGAGGCAGCGGAGACCACATTGTTGTCGATCAGCCGGAAGGCATTAGGCCAGGTGCTATCGAAGGTGACATAGCGCTCATCAAGGTTGATGTTCTCGACATCTTGGCCCGGCAGGCACGTCCTCAGCCGCGTGACGCCATCAAGGTTTCCAAGCAGAAAATCCGCCATCAGCTTGTACCAGTGATCGTACCGTTGGTGATGTCGATCCGGAGCTTGGCGCCGGGGCCACCCTTGATGAGCCCCGTGGTAATCTCGCCGATGTTGCCGGTGATCGCGCTAAGTTCGTCCACCGCAAATTTTTCAGCGGTGACAGACCCGTCCTCGATCAGCACCCCCGAAATCGTCACGCTGGTGCCGGAAATGACGAACGGGCTGATCGTCTCGCCGGTCGAGGAGTTGCTGACGATGAACTTCTCGGCGTCAAAATTGACCACCGAGAACGCCCCACCGGCCAAGTCCGAATAGGCAGCTATCGTGAATGCCGCCTGTGTGGTGGACAGGCTTTCATCTACCCTAGCGATCACCTTATAAGCCGCGAGCGCTCCGGCCGGCGTGACGGCTGCGGTGAAGCTTACATTCAGATTGGCGCCGATGTTACCGACCTCGGCTTGCAGGTCCGTGATCGCCTGCGCGATGGCAGAATCCGGCCCGGTAGCTACCGTGATCGCCTCGGTGTAGGAGGCCGTCACCCGGTCGCTGGTCGCGCGAAGCTGGAAGCGCCATTCCTGCCGGTCAAGGTAGGATTGGGCGTCACGCTCCGCCTGCAACTGCGCAAGGAACTCCTGCGCCTCGTTCAAATCGGCGAGCGCCGCGTCGTTTTGCTCGACTATCTTCTCCCGCAGGCCCGCCTTGAAGCTGTCGATGGTCGCTTGCAGGTTATCGGCCCGAATGTCGTCGGCAGATGGCGCGTCGAGGCTATAGGACGACCACGGCCCCTGCTTGCCGGCGGCGTTCACCGCAGCAACTTGCAGCGTTAGCGCAAGAGGGTCCACTACGGTGGACAAGATGTTCTCGCGCGTCTCGCCGAGCGCCGTCCAGTTCTCGCCGTCGTCATAGGAGACGCGCGCCACATAGGTCACGGCCCCGGCGGCCGGCGCCCACTGCGCCTCCACGCGGCGCGGCACCTCGTTGGCCAGAATGCGCGCCGTGAGGCCGAAGACCTGCGGGAAGGTCGGCAGCACCAGTTCCGTTGAAGTCGGCAGCGGAGGCGGCGGCGTGCCGTCTTCCACATGCACGCGCTCATCGTCCAGATAGACGCTGATCTGCACGCGGGTGCCGGAAGGCGTGCCGCGAGACACCACGCCACGGCGCACCCAACTGGTGCCAAGCCCGAAGGCGAGGCTGGGCAGCGGCGCGCCAGGTTCGATGTCGAGCACGTCCTCAAGGGTCAAGCCCTGCGCCGTCTCGACAACGCCGAGGTCGGTCTCATCCAGCACCAGCACAGAGGCGTTCGCGCCCATGCTGCACTTGATCGGCCCGAAAGACTTGGCGCGGGTCGTGCGCAGAACGGCGTAGTTCTGCCCTGCCTCCCAGGTGAGCGCGCGGTCGAGATAGAGCGTCGCGCCTACCTGCTGGGCAATCTTGGCGCCCTGCCCCCATTCCAACGGCAAGTCGGACTGGATGAGGATCGGCGTGCCAATGGACAGCATCCGCCCCTCGTACTCCGTCTCGAACGTCGCATGCCGGCGGCGATAAATGTTCTGCCGAAGGAGAAATTCGGCCTCGCGCTGCGCCTGCGCCTGGTTCACCACGCCCTCAAGCTGGAGCCGCGTCGCGTCGGCGATCATCTCCTCGGTAGCGTCACGGGGAGCAATGGCCTCCTCGATCTGCCAAGTGTCCTCGTTGATGTACTCATGGACGACGCACTGCTGCGCGTCGGAGGGCTTCATGATGTACTCGATTTCCATGCTTCCCCGGACGATCTCGCCATCGGTCAGCATCACTTCGGGGACGGGCGCCCACTCGTCGCGGAACAGCGAGAGCGTGCCGCCGAGCCATTTGTGCTTTGCCCGGCAGGCGCCAAGCGCGATGTCGAGCGCGTCCGGCACCGGCTGGGTAGACGTGAAGTCGTAGTCGAAGGTGTCGCCGCGCTCTTCACATTGCTCGGCGAGGTCATAGAAAGCCTGAAAGTCCATCCGGGTGTCGGAGAATCGCCCGCCATATTCCGTATTGGTGGCGATGTCGTAGGCCGCCCATGCCGGCGAGCGCGTCGGCTGGTCCTCCCACTCTGTACCGGACCAAACAGGGAGAATGCGCGTCTCAACCACGGCGAGATTGCTGGCCGAGTCCCCCGAAAACTGGTCGGTCGCTTTCGCACGGATCGCGATGGTGGAAACCGGGAAGGCTTTCGGCCCGGTAATGAAGGCTCGCAGCCCGGCCCAGGTCATCGTGTCGGAGACGCGGGAATCGGTCGACTTGGCCACGTTACGGCGCAGGCGCACCTCGTAGCGGCCTGGCGCGACATCGGCACCGACGCTGAAGCGCACCGCCGATTTGGTCCGGTAGAAATTACCCCCCGTGGCTAACAGCGACCAGCTCCCGTCGCCAGTTGGCGTGCCGGAATTGTCGACGGGACGATATTCCGCGCGGGCGACGACGGGATAGAGATCAAGCCCGCCGCTGCTATTCGCCAGCCCCACCCCATTGGGGCAGACGACATCGCACACCAGCCGCGTCGCCGTGGTGCCAGATGCGTTCGCGATGAACCCGCCAGTATAGGACGGATATTCAAGCTCCTGACCGTCCACCTCTTCCGAGGTTTCGACATTGACCGGGAAGGCGGTGATTTCCTCGTTAGGGTCGTAAAAGTCGATGGTGACGCCTGTGAAATTCGGGTTCAGCCCATCCTCGGACGACCAGAGGACCGTGTCGCCGATCAGGATTTGCTCGCGGTCAAACTTCCCCACGCCTTCCGACAGCAGAAGGTGGGCATACTGGTTGTTGCCCTCGAACGACGACCACGGCACAGCGGCATAGTCACAGGTGCGCTTGGTGCGGCCATAGGCGCAGGGGATCGGTTGGAGTGGGCGGGCTGAATTGGTCTGGCGGTTCCACGAATAGATCGGCGTTTCGGCTTCCTGAT is a genomic window of Ancylobacter sp. IITR112 containing:
- a CDS encoding DUF2793 domain-containing protein, producing the protein MADFYTTGTVSVSNGGTTVTGSGVLWSDVRAGDTLVLVGLQAIIASAPVSPYTSLTLTATWAGTTLSGSDYTIVYNAPSRFTSAYLATQVRALIERTSIIEAGAPVYSVIAKTNTPPSSPVANDAYALGSSPTGPWSGNAGKLAQWTGSAWAYTTPEAGWQAYAVGDRLYVYDSGWQPQADMTQAEYDPTGVGADAFDSANHAFDPTGTGLSSTNVQDAVAELDTDLGTANTAIAGKMATAIYDPSNIAADAFLASNHWYTPATGMTATNVDAAIDELAGKVIPVVSTSTPTPTSTTGTITTASSSLKAEKIGTRVRLSGTVTVTTAGTGANGLQVALPYQCGSTSSISGDARETLVTGNLCSVTISASGTVLTIFKYDNTTIIGDGRAVTFSITYDAAS
- a CDS encoding host specificity factor TipJ family phage tail protein, which encodes MTTAVFLPVLHIAAPGIELARAMPKARETVAGFLRRTGWSTTRTPTICVVNGEPVLRAMWRKTRIKAGMSVLFQSLPRGGSMNGSSIAGLLGMIALTALAPWAGGLAFGAGTLGASIVSGAILLGGGFLLSTLTAVKAGGDQEAETPIYSWNRQTNSARPLQPIPCAYGRTKRTCDYAAVPWSSFEGNNQYAHLLLSEGVGKFDREQILIGDTVLWSSEDGLNPNFTGVTIDFYDPNEEITAFPVNVETSEEVDGQELEYPSYTGGFIANASGTTATRLVCDVVCPNGVGLANSSGGLDLYPVVARAEYRPVDNSGTPTGDGSWSLLATGGNFYRTKSAVRFSVGADVAPGRYEVRLRRNVAKSTDSRVSDTMTWAGLRAFITGPKAFPVSTIAIRAKATDQFSGDSASNLAVVETRILPVWSGTEWEDQPTRSPAWAAYDIATNTEYGGRFSDTRMDFQAFYDLAEQCEERGDTFDYDFTSTQPVPDALDIALGACRAKHKWLGGTLSLFRDEWAPVPEVMLTDGEIVRGSMEIEYIMKPSDAQQCVVHEYINEDTWQIEEAIAPRDATEEMIADATRLQLEGVVNQAQAQREAEFLLRQNIYRRRHATFETEYEGRMLSIGTPILIQSDLPLEWGQGAKIAQQVGATLYLDRALTWEAGQNYAVLRTTRAKSFGPIKCSMGANASVLVLDETDLGVVETAQGLTLEDVLDIEPGAPLPSLAFGLGTSWVRRGVVSRGTPSGTRVQISVYLDDERVHVEDGTPPPPLPTSTELVLPTFPQVFGLTARILANEVPRRVEAQWAPAAGAVTYVARVSYDDGENWTALGETRENILSTVVDPLALTLQVAAVNAAGKQGPWSSYSLDAPSADDIRADNLQATIDSFKAGLREKIVEQNDAALADLNEAQEFLAQLQAERDAQSYLDRQEWRFQLRATSDRVTASYTEAITVATGPDSAIAQAITDLQAEVGNIGANLNVSFTAAVTPAGALAAYKVIARVDESLSTTQAAFTIAAYSDLAGGAFSVVNFDAEKFIVSNSSTGETISPFVISGTSVTISGVLIEDGSVTAEKFAVDELSAITGNIGEITTGLIKGGPGAKLRIDITNGTITGTS